In a genomic window of Myotis daubentonii chromosome X, mMyoDau2.1, whole genome shotgun sequence:
- the LOC132223589 gene encoding protein FAM47A-like, translated as MACQQWPLPEPHKGWLLKSDLRKKALIESGLIKPWQSGPKLDKKPEPSKKWLLGPAPLEPLPLGMECKPWFKDRDRLPSRYLCRQNKQLGKCPTSMDSRRWVFVKEGLDDFRTGCPSAEDVITRGPREGFLPMIAHRIPRPPPKKIHRQPPTGADLCSKLSPAQRARKAFVENIEASLTQQSLANCLNLEEALPPDLLLKVLEVLDPDRKLEDTWAHCEGTKERKKTPTHLCEEHPEQTNLEPPQLNLEPPEEDNLEPEDQTHVQTAKESLQSYLFSLFPEEETNAKCTTDIPKDLGLQKSRRRIREFCRWIDDNFGDIGIVEEDLMKQFEVDLEVPLTHNTVKIKKISQLPLKIRPCKQLDDIQQRKFSLQEGNWQRKLRKPEDPHKPKREKIRYGAWYLDPKSWKKLVNGQPLPDPKVVPDKEHLTDGRHLEPDIIDELYGPIAFKDFIVSKGYRMPGVIEKMFMRKGWNYESVKTPIHRVMKLLSKPKEEDSGDKED; from the exons ATGGCGTGCCAGCAGTGGCCCTTACCGGAGCCCCACAAGGGGTGGCTGCTAAAGTCGGACCTGAGGAAGAAGGCGCTCATAGAGTCGGGGCTGATCAAGCCGTGGCAGTCAGGGCCGAAGCTCGACAAAAAGCCGGAGCCCAGCAAGAAGTGGCTGCTAGGGCCGGCGCCGCTGGAGCCCTTGCCCCTGGGCATGGAATGTAAGCCCTGGTTCAAGGACAGGGACAGGTTGCCTTCCCGCTATCTCTGCAGGCAGAACAAGCAGCTTGGGAAGTGCCCCACCTCCATGGACAGCCGGCGGTGGGTATTTGTGAAGGAGGGACTGGACGACTTCAGAACGGGCTGTCCATCTGCTGAAGATGTGATCACTCGTGGCCCTCGGGAAGGCTTTCTCCCCATGATTGCTCATAGAATTCCCCGCCCTCCGCCCAAAAAGATTCACAGGCAGCCGCCCACGGGAGCGGACCTGTGTTCCAAGCTCTCGCCAGCCCAGCGAGCACGGAAGGCCTTTGTAGAGAACATTGAAGCCAGCCTGACCCAGCAGTCCCTGGCGAACTGCCTGAATCTGGAGGAAGCTCTCCCTCCAGACCTCCTCCTCAAGGTCCTGGAAGTGCTAGATCCTGACAGGAAGCTGGAGGACACGTGGGCACATTGTGAGGGcaccaaggaaagaaagaagaccccCACACACCTGTGTGAAGAACATCCTGAGCAGAccaacctggagcctccccag CTCAACCTGGAACCTCCCGAGGAGGACAACCTGGAACCTGAAGACCAAACCCACGTGCAAACGGCCAAGGAGAGCCTCCAGTCatatttattcagtttgtttCCTGAGGAAGAGACAAATGCAAAATGCACAACGGATATTCCCAAAGATCTTGGGCTCcaaaaatcaagaagaagaaTTCGTGAATTCTGCAGATGGATCGATGATAATTTTGGAGACATAGGCATTGTTGAAGAGGACCTCATGAAACAGTTTGAGGTTGACTTAGAGGTCCCACTCACCCATAATacagtcaaaataaagaaaataagccagCTTCCTTTGAAGATAAGGCCCTGCAAACAGCTAGATGACATACAGCAGAGAAAATTCTCCCTGCAGGAAGGTAACTGGCAAAGGAAACTCCGAAAACCAGAAGACCCTCATAAACCCAAACGGGAGAAGATAAGGTATGGAGCATGGTACCTGGACCCCAAATCCTGGAAAAAGCTGGTCAATGGCCAGCCTCTGCCCGACCCTAAAGTCGTCCCTGACAAGGAACATTTGACCGATGGAAGGCATCTTGAACCAGACATTATTGATGAACTTTATGGACCAATTGCCTTCAAAGATTTCATTGTAAGCAAGGGCTACAGGATGCCAGGTGTGATTGAGAAGATGTTTATGAGGAAGGGATGGAACTATGAGTCTGTGAAGACTCCTATACACCGAGTAATGAAACTCCTCTCCAAACCCAAAGAGGAGGATTCAGGGGACAAAGAGGATTAG